The stretch of DNA CCGCGAATAGTCTGTTTTTCAGTGCGGCAAGTATCTGGGAGATTGTTATCAAGCTGGGACTTGGACGAGACGATTTCAAGGTTGATCCGTATCGTTTGAGAAAGATGCTCGTAGTGCAGGGATACACCGAACTCCCCGTAACCGCTGAACATGCCTTGAAGGTTGATTCGTTACCATCACTTCATAAAGACCCTTTCGACCGCCTGTTGCTTGCCCAAGCCCGTACGGAAGGGATAGTGTTGCTCACCGGCGATGCTTCTGTTTCCCAATATCAAGAATCGGTGTTGGCTGTATAGATTTGGGAAATAGGGGGATACTCTATATGGGGTCAGGGCTTAAATTTCAGCCGTAACGATATCCAGGATAACGCTGCTGTCAACGAGAATCTCCATCATTCCCTATCGCAAAAAAGAGAGGAAAAACCCGAATAAAATAGGGACAGCGCCAATACTGTTCGGCCCCTAATTTGCTTGG from Deltaproteobacteria bacterium encodes:
- a CDS encoding type II toxin-antitoxin system VapC family toxin, which codes for MKLLLDTHILLWAAGQPEKLSESARTLLTTPANSLFFSAASIWEIVIKLGLGRDDFKVDPYRLRKMLVVQGYTELPVTAEHALKVDSLPSLHKDPFDRLLLAQARTEGIVLLTGDASVSQYQESVLAV